In Bartonella machadoae, a single genomic region encodes these proteins:
- a CDS encoding autotransporter outer membrane beta-barrel domain-containing protein: MTINNKAQIVSSNGDGLHAVDEKSKIFMTDGTVTGSNSVLYTKSGGYIHVEDVSMIANGNGTKFGAFAKNSSTIELNGNTTIKNASVGVIAQTNNATIKMTGGSIEISGGDAIGALFSDTNSKENKLKDVKISTDKENFLMEKGVSVDKKSSVTLDNVTITKAKNGVFANDQSQVTISGGSFEAKNATISATNNSTITLTDNTQITSSDGDGVYAEGAGSQISMTGGTVTTKNEKSALSVKEGGQIDATNVSLTTEGKGTGAVASGKDSTIKLHGNTTINNTLNGLEAVDGGKITSENLTIIGGKSTDQALNKEHSGVWTSDLGSEVKLTGKTIIENVGEGFYADGGSKIISGDLTITGGEYKKETLAVNVAEPGSAIELNGKTTIENFDVGLAAANNSTIKMMNGESETTQGKLENKIAVKKLALVAAFGGQIDLKNISITSGNIGLQFLTVPNINKDKPENPQKHQSNEINLTNADLHVEDGSAILIGALSKNDTEDTQNLSIGTAKLNKSKIHADVLLGDGIFWDKNLFEGKYVKTISNGTFTLTADQSTLEGRADIAKDRNVRFDLINNTTWTLKTSTKETDKDGNLLDIAQRARSDVSVLNLNNSKIVFQGPIEEHYHTLHIGSGKPENTAVYNATGNAEIYFNAEWSDGAAIADQKTDRLLIDGDVSGTTAVYVTGHLEGNNGKANTSAAANVRGLSLIQVSGKAKEDSFKLVNGYTTRDGSPDMYTLRAYGPESSQGKADIGQNLFDEKNKNFWDFRLQPKLLETGSGQSVNAPVPQTANYLVMPNALFYSGLTDMAKKNALIANIRTSILGKEEEKNTGFFLSTYESTGTLSSARGPLKYGYGADIRYAALQAGATLAAIEGQNIITHFGVVGTYGQLSFTPKDMADVSKSTLDKWSLTAYGSLQHDNGFYLDTLFSYGIFKGNIGNAIMGKTAKVKNAKMVSVSTTLGKQFATGMEGLTFEPQAQLAYQHLMFKSIEDANNLIIDMNNPSQWLIRVGGRLTKTISTENNHPLSFYGKVNFIKTFGDDGSITIGRDFDLDPMGAAIEGGLGISAQLSHNLSLHGDVSYQQKLQKTGISGASFSGGIRYQF, from the coding sequence ATTACTATAAACAACAAGGCTCAAATCGTATCCTCTAACGGTGATGGACTCCATGCCGTTGATGAGAAATCAAAAATTTTCATGACAGATGGAACAGTAACCGGTAGTAACAGTGTGTTATACACAAAGAGTGGTGGATATATCCATGTCGAAGATGTTTCTATGATAGCAAATGGCAATGGAACAAAATTCGGTGCCTTTGCAAAGAACTCCAGTACAATTGAGTTGAATGGAAACACAACAATTAAAAATGCTTCCGTTGGTGTTATAGCACAAACAAATAACGCTACAATCAAAATGACAGGAGGGTCCATTGAAATTTCAGGAGGTGATGCAATAGGTGCGCTTTTCTCTGACACCAACAGTAAAGAAAATAAATTGAAAGATGTAAAAATATCGACGGATAAAGAGAATTTTCTTATGGAAAAAGGTGTCAGTGTTGACAAAAAAAGTTCGGTCACGTTGGACAATGTCACCATCACAAAAGCAAAAAACGGCGTATTCGCAAATGATCAATCTCAAGTTACAATCTCTGGAGGATCATTTGAAGCGAAAAATGCAACAATAAGTGCCACAAATAACAGCACCATTACTTTAACCGATAATACACAAATTACATCATCTGATGGTGATGGGGTCTATGCAGAGGGAGCTGGATCTCAGATCTCAATGACAGGAGGAACCGTAACAACAAAGAATGAAAAATCTGCATTATCTGTTAAAGAAGGCGGACAGATTGATGCCACGAATGTTTCTCTCACAACAGAGGGGAAAGGAACCGGTGCAGTTGCATCTGGTAAAGATAGCACAATTAAATTGCATGGCAATACAACAATTAACAATACTTTAAATGGTCTTGAAGCCGTTGATGGTGGTAAAATTACCAGCGAAAATTTAACAATTATCGGTGGTAAGTCAACTGATCAAGCCCTCAACAAAGAACACTCTGGTGTATGGACATCAGATCTTGGTAGTGAAGTGAAGTTAACGGGCAAAACAATTATTGAAAACGTTGGTGAAGGTTTTTACGCAGATGGTGGAAGTAAAATCATTAGCGGAGATTTAACAATAACCGGTGGTGAATATAAAAAAGAAACCCTTGCTGTAAACGTTGCAGAGCCTGGTAGTGCAATTGAATTAAATGGTAAAACAACCATTGAAAATTTTGATGTTGGTCTTGCTGCAGCAAATAATAGCACAATTAAAATGATGAATGGTGAGAGTGAAACAACACAGGGTAAATTAGAAAATAAAATAGCAGTAAAAAAGCTTGCACTCGTCGCAGCATTTGGTGGGCAAATTGATCTCAAAAATATTTCCATAACATCAGGAAACATCGGTTTACAGTTCTTAACTGTCCCTAATATTAATAAAGATAAACCAGAGAATCCACAAAAACATCAAAGCAATGAAATCAATTTAACCAATGCCGATCTTCACGTTGAAGATGGTTCAGCAATTCTCATTGGAGCTCTCAGTAAAAATGACACTGAAGACACTCAAAACTTATCAATCGGTACAGCCAAGCTTAATAAATCAAAAATCCATGCTGATGTTTTATTAGGAGATGGTATTTTTTGGGATAAAAACTTGTTCGAAGGAAAATATGTTAAGACGATCTCCAATGGCACCTTCACATTAACCGCAGATCAATCTACCCTAGAGGGCAGAGCGGATATTGCTAAAGACAGAAATGTCCGCTTTGATCTGATCAACAACACCACATGGACCTTAAAAACCAGCACAAAAGAAACAGATAAGGATGGCAATCTGCTTGATATCGCTCAAAGAGCACGTTCTGATGTTTCTGTCCTTAATCTCAACAACAGTAAGATTGTTTTCCAAGGACCAATAGAAGAGCATTATCACACATTGCATATAGGTTCTGGTAAGCCAGAAAATACCGCAGTCTACAATGCCACAGGAAACGCAGAAATTTACTTCAATGCCGAATGGAGTGATGGTGCAGCGATAGCTGATCAAAAAACCGACAGATTGCTCATTGATGGCGATGTATCAGGAACAACAGCCGTTTATGTCACGGGACATTTAGAAGGAAACAATGGGAAAGCAAACACCTCTGCTGCTGCCAATGTCCGTGGTCTGTCACTCATTCAAGTCTCTGGAAAAGCAAAAGAAGACTCTTTTAAACTGGTAAATGGCTATACCACAAGAGATGGCTCTCCGGATATGTATACACTGCGTGCCTATGGACCAGAGTCAAGCCAAGGCAAAGCCGATATTGGGCAAAATCTGTTTGATGAAAAAAATAAAAACTTCTGGGACTTCCGTTTGCAACCTAAACTGCTTGAAACAGGCTCTGGTCAAAGTGTGAACGCCCCTGTACCACAAACGGCAAACTACTTGGTCATGCCAAATGCTCTCTTCTATAGTGGATTAACCGATATGGCCAAGAAAAACGCACTGATAGCCAATATCAGAACATCCATCCTAGGAAAGGAAGAGGAGAAAAACACCGGTTTCTTCCTCTCCACCTATGAAAGCACAGGGACCTTATCTTCTGCGCGTGGTCCTCTCAAATATGGTTATGGCGCTGATATTCGTTATGCTGCTCTCCAAGCGGGGGCAACATTGGCAGCAATCGAGGGACAGAATATCATCACACATTTCGGTGTTGTTGGAACTTACGGACAACTGTCTTTCACTCCAAAGGACATGGCAGATGTAAGCAAGAGCACATTGGATAAATGGTCGCTAACAGCCTATGGCAGCCTACAGCATGACAATGGTTTCTATCTTGATACACTGTTCTCTTATGGTATTTTCAAGGGCAATATCGGCAATGCCATCATGGGCAAAACCGCAAAAGTGAAAAATGCCAAAATGGTGAGTGTTTCTACCACCCTTGGCAAACAATTTGCCACCGGAATGGAAGGTTTAACATTCGAACCGCAGGCACAACTTGCCTATCAACATTTGATGTTTAAATCCATTGAAGATGCCAATAATCTGATCATTGATATGAACAACCCTTCGCAATGGTTAATCCGTGTTGGTGGACGTTTGACAAAAACCATTTCCACTGAAAACAACCATCCTCTGTCTTTCTATGGGAAGGTCAACTTTATCAAAACATTTGGTGACGATGGGTCCATCACAATTGGCAGGGACTTTGACCTTGATCCTATGGGTGCTGCGATTGAAGGTGGGCTTGGTATCAGTGCACAACTTTCACACAATTTGTCTCTTCATGGTGATGTTAGTTACCAACAAAAGCTGCAAAAAACCGGTATATCCGGAGCAAGTTTTTCAGGAGGAATACGCTATCAGTTTTAA
- a CDS encoding autotransporter outer membrane beta-barrel domain-containing protein has translation MCKKYIYKKNFLLCTIAGTFIFSHFAPTYANRQPPEIINEFRMEKGKEKTLNNVFIRNELSAVNASEKAIATITNSTIHSGSFAFSVSQGGRINAKEVKVNALHTGLSIANGIINIEDSFIEIKRKHGIIFHTILDLSLKDGEEVINKAILNNTKLLVRNGIGILGPSYSKSVSEVQLRNSEIRSDVLLKNNIKKATDSDPMTFVLTADNSTMEGRANTLAGNTTVFNLNNNSKWYLNVSQYDIISLFNYKLPDIKQRAQSIVSVLNLNNSSIIFNAPHALAHNHYQTLIVGRKPQTEKSEPQEAQNPHGAAVYNAVGDAKIYLNTKWSDGEPKEQQKTDRLFVYGDVSGTTEIHFTSLSKDESIKDTEHSIPMNMYGLSLVQVSGKVDENAFKLANGYVTMGGLPYKYTLNAYGPTSSRGKANITESFLGEDKNFWDFRLQKATLDSEGKVRALVPQVASYLVMPSALFSAGFSDVNNQNTLLDNMRSKAGEMRNNKNKGIHFSSYGNKSTLSSNRDPLQYGYGADMHYAALQAGVTLAAIEDQDITTNFGLMGTYGKLAFTPKDMEGAEKSTLDKWSLAAYGSFQHNNGTHLNAFFSYGALKGNITTALIGNTAKVDNTKTLSASATVGQKLAMGVEGLAFEPQAQLVYQRLMFGTLSDVDGFAVNMGNPHQWLVRVGGRLTQRIMSAEKNNTFAFYGKLNLLKAFGDNGTIQIGDTFHLNTLGTSLEGGVGINAHLSQNIALHADVNYQQKLQKAGISGISVSGGIQYRF, from the coding sequence ATGTGTAAGAAATATATTTATAAGAAAAATTTTTTGTTATGTACAATTGCTGGAACTTTCATTTTTTCTCATTTTGCTCCAACCTATGCAAATAGACAACCTCCTGAGATTATTAATGAGTTTAGGATGGAAAAAGGAAAAGAAAAAACTCTTAATAACGTTTTTATCCGCAATGAATTGAGCGCAGTGAACGCCTCTGAGAAAGCAATTGCCACAATTACGAACTCAACAATACATTCAGGTTCATTTGCTTTTTCTGTATCACAAGGTGGACGTATTAATGCTAAAGAAGTGAAAGTCAATGCTTTGCATACGGGTCTATCAATTGCAAACGGTATCATTAACATTGAAGATTCATTCATAGAAATCAAAAGAAAACACGGTATTATTTTCCATACCATTTTAGATCTTTCTCTGAAAGATGGTGAAGAGGTTATCAATAAGGCAATTCTTAACAATACAAAACTTCTTGTGAGAAATGGTATCGGTATTTTAGGACCATCATATTCAAAATCTGTTTCCGAAGTTCAACTTAGAAATTCAGAAATTCGTTCTGATGTATTGTTAAAAAATAATATAAAAAAGGCAACAGATTCAGATCCTATGACTTTTGTATTAACCGCCGATAATTCAACTATGGAAGGAAGAGCAAACACCTTAGCAGGAAATACGACTGTTTTTAATTTAAACAACAATAGCAAATGGTATTTAAATGTAAGTCAATACGACATAATTAGTCTATTTAATTATAAACTCCCTGACATTAAGCAACGAGCGCAATCAATCGTTTCAGTTCTCAACCTTAATAATAGCTCTATCATATTTAATGCGCCACATGCGCTGGCACACAATCATTATCAAACCTTGATTGTAGGAAGAAAGCCACAAACTGAAAAATCTGAGCCACAAGAAGCGCAAAATCCTCATGGAGCAGCGGTTTATAATGCAGTGGGCGATGCAAAGATTTACCTCAACACCAAATGGAGCGATGGAGAACCAAAAGAACAGCAAAAGACGGACCGTCTTTTCGTTTATGGCGATGTATCCGGTACGACAGAAATTCATTTCACCAGCCTTTCAAAAGATGAGAGCATAAAAGACACAGAGCATTCCATCCCCATGAATATGTATGGTCTCTCGCTTGTTCAAGTGTCTGGAAAGGTCGATGAAAATGCCTTCAAGCTTGCAAATGGCTATGTCACAATGGGTGGATTACCTTACAAATATACGCTAAATGCCTACGGACCAACATCTAGCCGTGGAAAAGCGAATATTACAGAAAGCTTCTTGGGAGAGGATAAAAATTTCTGGGATTTCCGCTTGCAAAAAGCCACGCTTGATTCTGAAGGAAAGGTCCGCGCCCTCGTTCCTCAAGTGGCAAGCTATTTAGTGATGCCAAGCGCGCTCTTCTCTGCTGGATTTTCTGATGTAAACAATCAGAATACATTGTTAGACAATATGCGATCAAAAGCAGGTGAAATGCGAAATAACAAAAACAAGGGAATTCATTTCTCTTCTTATGGAAATAAGAGCACATTGTCTTCTAACCGTGATCCATTGCAATATGGCTATGGTGCTGACATGCACTATGCGGCCTTACAAGCAGGTGTGACATTAGCAGCAATAGAAGATCAAGATATCACGACAAATTTTGGGCTTATGGGAACATATGGCAAATTGGCTTTCACGCCAAAAGATATGGAAGGCGCTGAAAAAAGCACGCTGGATAAATGGTCCCTTGCTGCATATGGTAGCTTCCAGCATAACAATGGCACACATCTCAATGCCTTCTTTTCCTACGGGGCTTTAAAGGGAAATATCACCACCGCTCTTATTGGAAACACCGCAAAAGTGGATAATACCAAAACATTGAGTGCATCTGCTACCGTTGGACAAAAATTGGCAATGGGCGTTGAAGGATTGGCTTTCGAGCCACAAGCACAACTTGTTTATCAACGTCTCATGTTTGGCACGCTTTCCGATGTTGATGGTTTTGCAGTCAATATGGGCAATCCCCATCAGTGGTTAGTGCGGGTTGGTGGACGTTTAACACAAAGGATCATGTCTGCTGAAAAAAACAACACCTTTGCTTTCTACGGCAAACTCAATCTGCTAAAAGCATTTGGTGATAATGGCACGATACAGATTGGTGATACTTTCCACCTCAATACGCTAGGGACTTCACTTGAAGGTGGTGTTGGTATAAACGCACATTTATCACAAAATATCGCGCTTCATGCTGATGTTAACTACCAACAGAAACTCCAAAAAGCCGGCATCTCCGGAATAAGTGTCTCTGGTGGAATACAATACCGTTTTTAA
- a CDS encoding autotransporter family protein gives MCKKYIYKKNFLLCTIAGTFIFSHFAPTYANRQPLEISTVQVANGEEKNLHNVFVHGKYDAVVAKKGHITITNSIMHSGFNLLSAKSGGQIHAKGIVGEAQERGLSLTNGIIHIENSTLNVMGHSKAYGINFGYIPDDEIKEGEGVVNKAILNNTKLLVNDGIAILGPYYSKAVANAVYLKNSEIRADMLLKNEVSPFTVPQPTTFTLDIDNSIIEGRAKILPQSTTVFTLNNNSKWHLKISLFEVEEGFSLFNYKLPDIKQRAQSIVSVLNLNNSSIIFNAPHALAHNHYQTLIVGRKPQTEKSEPQEAQNPHGAAVYNAVGDAKIYLNTKWSDGEPKEQQKTDRLFVYGDVSGTTEIHFTSLSKDESIKDTEHSIPMNMYGLSLVQVSGKVDENAFKLANGYVTMGGLPYKYTLNAYGPTSSRGKANITESFLGEDKNFWDFRLQKATLDDEGKIRALVPQVASYLVMPSALFSAGMADVNNQNALLDNMRSKADEMRNNKNKGIHFSSYGNKNTLFSNRDPLQYGYGADMHYAALQAGVTLAAIEDQEITTNFGLMGTYGKLAFTPKDMDGAAKSTLDKWSLAAYGSFQHNNGTHLNAFFSYGALKGNITTALVGNTANVDNTKTLSASATVGQKLATGVEGLVFEPQAQLVYQRLMFGTLSDVDGFEVNMGNPHQWLVRVGGRLTQKIMSAEKNNTFAFYGKLNFLKAFGDNGTIQIGDTFHLNTLGSSLEGGVGVNAHLSQNVVLHADVNYLQKLQKAGISGISVSGGIQYRF, from the coding sequence ATGTGTAAGAAATATATTTATAAGAAAAATTTTTTGTTATGTACAATTGCTGGAACTTTCATTTTTTCTCATTTTGCTCCAACCTATGCAAATAGACAACCTCTTGAGATTTCTACGGTCCAAGTAGCTAATGGAGAAGAGAAGAACCTTCATAATGTTTTTGTTCATGGTAAGTATGATGCCGTGGTTGCTAAAAAAGGTCATATTACCATTACAAACTCAATAATGCACTCAGGCTTTAATTTGCTTTCTGCAAAGTCAGGTGGTCAAATTCATGCCAAAGGAATTGTGGGAGAAGCTCAAGAGCGTGGTTTATCACTCACAAACGGCATAATCCATATTGAGAATTCAACATTAAACGTCATGGGCCACAGCAAAGCCTATGGTATCAATTTCGGTTATATTCCAGACGATGAAATAAAAGAAGGAGAAGGAGTTGTTAACAAAGCGATTCTTAACAATACAAAACTTCTTGTAAACGACGGTATAGCTATTCTCGGACCTTATTATTCCAAAGCTGTTGCTAATGCAGTGTACCTTAAGAACTCAGAAATTCGTGCCGATATGTTATTAAAAAACGAAGTTTCGCCCTTCACTGTGCCTCAACCTACTACTTTTACATTAGATATTGATAACTCGATTATAGAAGGAAGAGCAAAAATACTTCCTCAAAGTACAACGGTTTTTACCCTAAACAATAACAGCAAGTGGCATTTAAAAATTAGTCTCTTTGAAGTGGAGGAGGGTTTTAGTCTATTTAATTATAAACTCCCTGACATTAAGCAACGAGCGCAATCAATCGTTTCAGTTCTCAACCTTAATAATAGCTCTATCATATTTAATGCGCCACATGCGCTGGCACACAATCATTATCAAACCTTGATTGTAGGAAGAAAGCCACAAACTGAAAAATCTGAGCCACAAGAAGCGCAAAATCCTCATGGAGCAGCGGTTTATAATGCAGTGGGCGATGCAAAGATTTACCTCAACACCAAATGGAGCGATGGAGAACCAAAAGAACAGCAAAAGACGGACCGTCTTTTCGTTTATGGCGATGTATCCGGTACGACAGAAATTCATTTCACCAGCCTTTCAAAAGATGAGAGCATAAAAGACACAGAGCATTCCATCCCCATGAATATGTATGGTCTCTCGCTTGTTCAAGTGTCTGGAAAGGTCGATGAAAATGCCTTCAAGCTTGCAAATGGCTATGTCACAATGGGTGGATTACCTTACAAATATACGCTAAATGCCTACGGACCAACATCTAGCCGTGGAAAAGCGAATATTACAGAAAGCTTCTTGGGAGAGGATAAAAATTTCTGGGATTTCCGCTTGCAAAAAGCCACGCTTGATGATGAAGGAAAGATCCGCGCTCTTGTTCCTCAAGTAGCAAGCTATTTAGTGATGCCAAGCGCGCTCTTCTCTGCTGGAATGGCTGATGTAAACAATCAGAATGCATTGTTAGACAATATGCGATCAAAAGCAGATGAAATGCGAAATAACAAAAACAAGGGAATTCATTTCTCTTCTTATGGAAATAAAAACACTTTGTTTTCCAACCGTGACCCATTGCAATATGGCTATGGTGCGGACATGCACTATGCGGCCTTACAAGCAGGCGTAACATTAGCAGCAATAGAAGATCAAGAGATCACCACGAATTTTGGTCTTATGGGAACATATGGCAAATTGGCTTTCACGCCAAAAGATATGGACGGCGCTGCAAAAAGCACGCTGGATAAATGGTCCCTTGCTGCATATGGTAGCTTCCAGCATAACAATGGCACACATCTCAATGCCTTCTTTTCCTACGGAGCATTAAAGGGAAACATCACCACCGCTCTCGTTGGAAACACCGCAAACGTGGATAATACCAAAACATTGAGTGCATCTGCTACCGTTGGACAAAAATTGGCAACGGGCGTTGAAGGATTGGTTTTTGAGCCACAAGCACAACTTGTTTATCAACGTCTCATGTTTGGCACGCTTTCCGATGTTGATGGTTTTGAAGTCAATATGGGCAATCCTCATCAGTGGTTAGTGCGGGTTGGTGGACGTTTAACACAAAAGATCATGTCTGCTGAAAAAAACAACACCTTTGCTTTCTATGGCAAACTCAATTTCCTAAAGGCATTTGGTGATAATGGCACGATACAGATTGGTGATACTTTCCACCTCAATACGCTGGGATCTTCACTTGAAGGTGGTGTTGGTGTTAACGCACATTTATCACAAAATGTTGTACTTCATGCCGATGTTAACTACCTACAGAAACTCCAAAAAGCCGGCATCTCCGGAATAAGTGTCTCTGGTGGAATACAATACCGTTTTTAA
- a CDS encoding autotransporter outer membrane beta-barrel domain-containing protein: MHKKPLFLCTTACALFFCYFNLTHTSTASHLNAQTHYTLAGYNHPQRQYPQGGFNNNPRAVTNNHQTTHSFATVGENPHFKKAIQNEFNRRRDQINSYYTAAGRGGSGAHANALEELDNAYANALARQSNREVLYSIPRATNEQLEKIASGGMMGENSYFSQQLREGMDDVEKRVNSHFVGSGMYGSSAHTNALQKSLSDARARAMANQYNQDVKHMLLANAILAERNKNQLKAAEDALRQQSNAAMNVLQSAVNRDTYKQQRIDAERKQWERQDNRDWNELQKKADILHKAIVADNALQGHNKALSDTLRAEVKKALNTGTTTKMEREVESQLSSSSPKEHQPPLMTSTTEKGRAVNQFHPTHTPQHKDKENSSPITDHQNTRQPQTHKNAQSSVGIDPSENTPSSSSKTTLKTSPEASMALPSKVESANKTTANTEKSSKLMDDKATAALSHSSHVSEEKTRTPQITSSLVMSDAMFAAGFADVNAQNTLLDNIRITMFEAKDLKEKGIFLLTYGNKLKLFANPQSSQDDAHADIRYAALQAGVTLAARENQNTTTSFGLMGAYGKLAFLTTDRADAEKTSVDKWSLTAYGNIQHDSGLYANIFLSYGIFKGNITTAFIGKTKKANDTKTVNVSATVGQKLPTNFQGITLEPQAQLVYQHLLLGTHSEPSPWHSFDTLSQTDSLKMNQSNPSQWLLRIGGRLTQNKGHAVSFYGKLYVIETFEHNKTIERSESSQPTAMGTAIEGGMGMNAYLSQNIALHGAISYQHPLKKAGVSGINISAGMRYCF; this comes from the coding sequence ATGCATAAGAAACCTTTATTTTTATGTACAACCGCTTGTGCTTTATTTTTTTGTTATTTTAACCTCACACATACCAGCACCGCCTCTCATTTAAATGCTCAAACGCACTATACACTCGCGGGATACAATCATCCGCAAAGGCAATATCCGCAAGGGGGGTTTAACAACAACCCAAGAGCGGTAACAAACAACCATCAAACGACACATTCTTTTGCTACAGTTGGAGAAAATCCCCATTTTAAGAAAGCAATTCAAAATGAATTCAATCGGAGGAGAGATCAAATTAACAGCTATTACACTGCTGCTGGTCGTGGTGGGTCTGGTGCACATGCCAATGCGTTGGAAGAACTTGACAATGCATATGCAAACGCCTTGGCAAGACAATCCAATCGTGAGGTTTTGTATAGCATTCCAAGAGCAACAAATGAACAGCTTGAGAAGATAGCGTCTGGTGGTATGATGGGAGAGAATTCGTATTTCAGCCAGCAACTTCGCGAAGGAATGGATGATGTAGAAAAGAGAGTTAATAGCCATTTTGTGGGAAGCGGTATGTATGGTTCTAGTGCACATACAAATGCGTTACAAAAGAGTCTCAGTGATGCACGTGCCCGTGCTATGGCTAACCAATATAATCAAGATGTAAAACACATGCTTCTTGCCAATGCAATACTTGCCGAACGCAATAAAAACCAATTAAAAGCAGCAGAGGACGCCTTACGACAACAAAGCAATGCAGCTATGAATGTTTTACAAAGTGCCGTAAATCGCGATACCTATAAGCAACAACGTATTGATGCGGAGCGCAAACAATGGGAAAGGCAAGACAATCGCGACTGGAATGAGCTGCAAAAGAAAGCCGACATACTCCATAAAGCAATAGTAGCAGATAACGCTTTACAAGGACACAACAAGGCGCTTTCCGATACCTTACGAGCAGAAGTAAAAAAGGCTTTGAACACCGGTACGACAACAAAAATGGAGAGAGAAGTAGAATCTCAACTATCCTCTTCTTCACCTAAAGAGCATCAACCACCTCTCATGACCTCCACCACAGAAAAAGGACGTGCTGTCAATCAATTCCATCCTACTCATACCCCACAACATAAGGATAAGGAAAATTCATCCCCGATCACAGATCATCAAAATACCAGACAACCTCAAACGCATAAAAATGCCCAATCAAGTGTTGGTATTGATCCAAGTGAAAACACCCCTTCTTCTTCATCAAAAACCACTCTTAAAACTTCACCAGAAGCTTCTATGGCTTTGCCCTCAAAGGTTGAATCTGCGAACAAAACCACCGCGAATACTGAAAAATCATCTAAGCTTATGGACGATAAAGCAACCGCAGCTTTATCGCATAGCTCTCATGTTTCTGAAGAAAAAACGCGCACACCACAAATAACAAGCTCTTTGGTGATGTCTGATGCGATGTTCGCCGCTGGATTTGCCGATGTAAACGCGCAAAACACATTGTTAGACAACATACGAATAACAATGTTTGAAGCAAAAGATCTTAAAGAAAAGGGAATTTTTCTATTGACTTATGGCAACAAACTGAAACTCTTTGCCAACCCTCAGTCATCACAAGATGACGCTCATGCGGACATTCGCTATGCGGCCTTACAAGCAGGCGTGACATTAGCCGCAAGAGAAAATCAAAATACCACCACAAGTTTTGGTCTTATGGGGGCATACGGGAAACTGGCTTTCCTCACAACAGACCGAGCAGATGCTGAGAAAACGAGTGTTGATAAGTGGTCCCTTACCGCATATGGAAACATCCAACATGACAGTGGCCTCTATGCAAATATATTCCTCTCTTATGGAATTTTCAAAGGCAATATCACCACTGCCTTTATCGGAAAGACGAAAAAAGCAAATGACACAAAAACAGTGAATGTCTCTGCTACCGTTGGTCAAAAATTACCAACCAATTTTCAAGGAATAACCCTTGAACCACAAGCACAGCTTGTTTATCAACATCTCCTGCTTGGCACACATTCCGAACCTTCTCCTTGGCACTCTTTTGACACGCTTTCACAAACCGATAGCTTGAAAATGAACCAAAGCAATCCTTCTCAATGGTTGTTGCGTATTGGTGGCCGTTTAACACAAAATAAAGGTCATGCCGTGTCCTTTTACGGTAAATTATACGTTATTGAAACTTTTGAACATAACAAGACCATAGAAAGGAGTGAAAGTTCTCAACCGACTGCTATGGGAACTGCAATTGAAGGTGGGATGGGTATGAACGCGTATTTATCGCAAAATATCGCGCTTCATGGCGCTATCAGTTATCAACATCCCCTCAAAAAGGCGGGCGTATCTGGAATAAATATCTCTGCTGGAATGCGTTATTGTTTTTAA